One [Clostridium] saccharolyticum WM1 DNA segment encodes these proteins:
- a CDS encoding ECF transporter S component, producing the protein MKNTTLYVRRITISAVFLSISLVLKTTFSFYIPVFGQNGMSVGISGIFSIMPSLLFGPVYGAVVSGLSDFLGYLLKPVGTYIPLMTLVVAAGGFIRGALWSVLRNKDNKKMRMIVAIFSVLMLLAGICNIAFLAADGVNREFYNHVQKENVNTDNMHLISKMLIERTIGTKDPSGNLATYISWVTTAMIGCATLGILLLAADLFLSKKIFHDTSREHIPQLLIAMIGSGLIVTTLNTVVLRETIFTAWKVLPFAVIWIPRVIEEILGNTVKAYFVVILMGICRKQNTLQEIMNGSSVKFK; encoded by the coding sequence TTGAAGAATACAACTTTATATGTGCGCCGCATCACAATCTCTGCGGTATTTCTCAGTATTTCACTTGTTTTAAAAACAACATTTTCTTTCTACATACCCGTGTTTGGTCAAAATGGAATGAGTGTTGGCATCTCCGGCATTTTCTCCATTATGCCATCCCTGTTATTCGGGCCAGTATATGGCGCGGTTGTGTCCGGGCTTTCTGACTTTTTGGGTTACCTTTTAAAGCCTGTTGGAACCTATATACCTCTTATGACGCTGGTCGTAGCTGCCGGTGGATTTATCCGGGGCGCATTATGGTCTGTCCTGCGCAACAAAGACAACAAGAAAATGAGAATGATAGTTGCAATTTTTTCCGTACTCATGTTATTAGCAGGGATTTGTAATATTGCGTTTCTGGCTGCCGATGGCGTTAATCGTGAATTCTACAATCATGTACAAAAAGAAAACGTCAATACGGACAACATGCACCTTATCAGTAAAATGCTGATTGAAAGAACCATTGGTACAAAAGATCCATCGGGAAATCTGGCAACATATATTTCTTGGGTCACAACCGCAATGATTGGATGCGCAACTCTCGGCATCCTGTTGTTAGCCGCTGATCTCTTCCTGTCGAAAAAGATTTTTCATGACACAAGCAGGGAGCATATCCCCCAACTTCTTATCGCTATGATTGGTTCCGGTTTGATTGTCACAACTCTTAACACAGTCGTATTGCGTGAAACAATTTTTACCGCATGGAAGGTACTGCCGTTTGCAGTCATATGGATTCCCAGAGTAATTGAAGAAATCCTTGGCAATACAGTCAAGGCATATTTTGTGGTCATTCTGATGGGCATTTGCAGAAAACAGAATACCCTGCAAGAGATAATGAATGGGTCATCCGTTAAGTTCAAATAG
- a CDS encoding excisionase family DNA-binding protein, producing MLDYISVQQAADQWGISKRRIQKLCEENRIAGAVRFGRAWAIPKDAEKPADARKKEKK from the coding sequence ATGCTTGATTATATATCCGTACAGCAGGCCGCTGATCAATGGGGTATCTCAAAGAGAAGAATACAGAAGCTCTGCGAGGAAAACAGAATAGCCGGAGCGGTTCGCTTCGGTCGCGCATGGGCAATTCCAAAGGATGCGGAGAAACCAGCTGATGCGAGAAAGAAAGAAAAAAAGTGA
- a CDS encoding ABC transporter ATP-binding protein, producing MSDIIIETKNLTKQYGAQKSVANLSIHVKKGRIYGLLGRNGAGKTTTMKMLLGLTQPTSGEVKIFGKSIRGNEKKILPRVGNLIESPGFYPNLTGTENLNIFARLRGVSKRNAVSSALEVVGLPYGDKKLFSQYSLGMKQRLAIALAIMHDPELLILDEPINGLDPIGIAEVRSFIRELCDARGKTILISSHILSEISLLADDIGIIDHGALLEEESLFELEEKNSKYVHFIVSDTAQAARIMERSFGAKNFTVENDRSLRLYDTNLPVTALTRAFIENGLEVAEAHTCEDTLEDYFKRVTGGEGIA from the coding sequence TTGAGTGATATAATCATTGAAACAAAAAATCTTACCAAACAATATGGCGCGCAGAAAAGCGTTGCCAACCTGAGTATTCATGTAAAAAAGGGTCGTATTTATGGGTTGCTCGGACGAAACGGTGCCGGAAAAACCACGACGATGAAAATGCTGCTAGGCCTGACGCAGCCGACCTCGGGAGAGGTGAAAATTTTCGGTAAAAGCATTCGTGGAAATGAGAAAAAAATCCTGCCACGTGTCGGCAACCTCATTGAGTCGCCGGGCTTTTACCCAAATCTGACCGGCACGGAAAACCTGAATATCTTTGCCCGACTCCGGGGTGTTTCCAAGCGCAACGCTGTTTCCAGCGCATTGGAAGTTGTCGGGCTGCCATACGGCGATAAAAAACTGTTTTCACAATACTCACTCGGTATGAAGCAGCGTCTGGCCATCGCGCTTGCCATCATGCACGACCCGGAACTGCTGATTCTGGACGAGCCGATCAACGGGCTTGACCCCATCGGCATTGCGGAAGTCCGTTCGTTCATCCGGGAGCTGTGCGACGCGAGAGGAAAAACCATTTTGATTTCCAGCCACATTCTTTCGGAAATATCCCTGCTGGCGGACGATATCGGTATCATCGACCATGGGGCTCTGCTGGAGGAAGAAAGTCTTTTTGAATTAGAAGAAAAAAACAGTAAGTATGTTCATTTCATCGTCTCCGACACGGCACAGGCGGCCAGAATCATGGAGCGAAGCTTTGGGGCAAAAAATTTTACGGTGGAAAATGACCGCAGTCTGCGCCTGTACGATACGAATTTGCCGGTGACCGCGCTCACCCGCGCTTTTATTGAGAATGGATTGGAGGTCGCGGAAGCCCACACCTGCGAGGACACGCTGGAGGACTAC
- a CDS encoding sensor histidine kinase — MICMGKLLGVKRQLQDMTDALNDIEAGNGNRRILAVDNELTADLSYKMNEIVTRYEEQLSGLRAADETNRQLMTSLSHDVRTPLTTLIGYLDASHRGVVTGKEREDYLEIARHKAHDLKDYIDILFDWFKLNSSEFALSIERVELAELTRNVLKDWIPIFEENHLDYEINIPERPLFAKVDLDGYARIINNLVQNVITHSRATQIKIEMTQEGNNIEIRITDNGIGIEKADLPHIFERLYKCDKGRSDKGSGLGLSIVWQMVEKMDGKITAQSEPNRYTAFIVGFSVKN; from the coding sequence ATGATTTGTATGGGAAAACTCCTTGGCGTTAAGCGGCAGCTTCAGGACATGACAGATGCTCTGAATGACATTGAAGCCGGAAACGGAAATCGCAGAATTCTTGCCGTGGACAATGAGTTGACCGCAGACCTTTCCTACAAAATGAATGAAATTGTTACCCGTTACGAGGAACAGCTCTCCGGGCTCAGGGCAGCAGACGAAACCAACCGCCAGCTCATGACCAGCCTCTCCCATGACGTGCGGACACCGCTCACTACCCTGATCGGCTATCTGGATGCGTCGCATAGAGGCGTTGTCACAGGAAAAGAGCGCGAAGATTATCTGGAAATCGCCAGACACAAAGCCCACGACCTGAAGGATTATATCGACATCCTGTTCGACTGGTTCAAGCTCAATTCCAGCGAATTCGCCTTATCCATAGAACGGGTGGAGCTTGCGGAGCTAACCCGAAATGTTCTGAAAGACTGGATTCCCATATTTGAAGAAAATCATCTGGACTACGAAATTAATATTCCGGAAAGGCCGCTGTTTGCAAAGGTGGATTTGGACGGATATGCCCGTATTATCAACAATCTGGTGCAAAACGTCATTACCCATAGCCGGGCCACACAGATAAAAATCGAAATGACACAAGAAGGAAATAATATTGAAATCCGTATCACAGACAACGGGATCGGCATCGAGAAAGCGGATTTGCCGCACATCTTTGAGCGGTTGTATAAATGTGATAAAGGCCGCTCTGATAAGGGAAGCGGATTGGGACTGTCCATTGTCTGGCAGATGGTCGAAAAAATGGACGGTAAGATTACCGCCCAAAGTGAACCAAACCGATATACAGCGTTTATCGTTGGCTTCTCAGTAAAAAATTGA
- a CDS encoding response regulator transcription factor, with amino-acid sequence MSYKILVIDDDKELCALIKQSVAVESIDADHCYSGTDGLAMLQKNDYQLILLDVMMPGLDGFQTMEKIRQKSSVPILMLTSKNDSTSKIRGLRSGADDYLTKPFDMDELIARVVSLIRRYTRFNTTGDHSQPLTYQGLTIDMDSRSVTTQNGTFELPPKEFDLLLFCAKNQGKILTKQQIYEEVWGESYVYDDSNIMAIISRLRKKIESDSSAPYYIQTVKGIGYRFNKEV; translated from the coding sequence ATGAGCTATAAAATCTTAGTGATTGATGATGATAAAGAGCTGTGTGCTTTGATCAAGCAGAGTGTGGCGGTTGAAAGTATAGACGCAGATCACTGCTATTCCGGCACGGACGGGCTCGCTATGCTCCAGAAGAATGATTACCAGCTTATTCTTTTGGATGTGATGATGCCGGGACTGGACGGCTTTCAGACTATGGAGAAAATACGGCAGAAAAGCAGTGTTCCCATACTAATGCTGACCTCCAAAAATGACAGCACATCAAAGATTCGCGGACTGCGCTCCGGTGCGGATGATTATCTGACAAAACCTTTTGATATGGATGAACTGATTGCCCGTGTGGTTTCCTTAATCCGCCGTTATACGCGGTTCAATACGACTGGAGATCATTCTCAGCCGCTGACTTATCAGGGGCTGACCATAGACATGGACAGCCGGAGCGTAACCACTCAGAACGGGACGTTTGAATTGCCGCCGAAAGAATTTGACCTGCTGCTGTTTTGCGCGAAAAATCAGGGGAAGATTTTAACAAAACAGCAGATTTACGAGGAAGTTTGGGGTGAATCATACGTTTATGATGACAGCAATATTATGGCGATTATCAGCAGGCTCCGCAAAAAAATCGAATCTGATTCCAGCGCTCCCTATTACATCCAGACGGTAAAAGGAATCGGCTACCGCTTCAACAAGGAGGTGTAG